The proteins below are encoded in one region of Streptomyces cyanogenus:
- a CDS encoding alpha/beta hydrolase, producing the protein MQPTFVLVHGAFANSFCFAPLQAELGLLGHRSVAVDLPGHGFAATYPRAYQAPQDLEALATTPGAIKGVTLADNAAHLIGILERAKRNGPVILVSHSRGGVTATAAANRRPDLIDRIVYVSAWCPVDLDVSAYYAEPEMATVDTTGLASAMVGNPAELGLLRANFRTAAPAVLAAFKAAFLADGTDEEFMVFLNTLQPDENLDAGTSEDRAQAGTWGRIPKTYVRLTEDTSVPLAMQDRMIREGNALTPQNPYDVRTLTSSHLKWLVAPAPAARLLSELATLPLPPAGS; encoded by the coding sequence ATGCAACCGACGTTCGTACTGGTTCACGGAGCTTTCGCGAACTCCTTCTGCTTCGCGCCGCTCCAGGCCGAACTCGGCCTCCTCGGACACCGCTCCGTCGCCGTCGACCTTCCGGGGCACGGATTCGCCGCGACGTACCCGCGGGCCTACCAGGCGCCGCAGGACCTCGAGGCGCTCGCCACCACGCCCGGGGCGATCAAGGGAGTAACCCTCGCCGACAACGCCGCGCACCTCATCGGGATACTGGAACGGGCCAAGCGGAACGGGCCCGTCATCCTCGTCTCGCACAGCCGCGGCGGCGTGACGGCCACCGCCGCGGCCAACCGGCGGCCCGACCTGATCGACCGCATCGTCTACGTCTCCGCCTGGTGCCCCGTCGACCTCGACGTCAGCGCCTACTACGCCGAACCCGAGATGGCCACGGTCGACACCACGGGGCTGGCCTCGGCCATGGTCGGTAACCCGGCCGAACTCGGGCTGCTGCGCGCCAACTTCCGCACCGCCGCGCCCGCCGTCCTCGCGGCTTTCAAGGCGGCCTTCCTCGCCGACGGTACGGACGAGGAGTTCATGGTCTTCCTCAACACGCTCCAGCCCGACGAGAACCTCGACGCCGGCACGTCCGAAGACCGGGCGCAGGCCGGCACCTGGGGGCGGATCCCCAAGACGTACGTCCGGCTGACCGAGGACACCAGCGTGCCGCTCGCCATGCAGGACCGGATGATCCGCGAGGGAAACGCGCTGACACCGCAGAACCCCTACGACGTCCGCACCCTCACCAGCAGCCACCTGAAGTGGCTGGTCGCCCCGGCCCCGGCGGCCCGACTCCTGAGCGAACTCGCCACCCTCCCCCTCCCACCCGCCGGATCCTGA
- a CDS encoding maleylpyruvate isomerase family mycothiol-dependent enzyme: protein MEKTPELPVLLRLIDERSTAFRAAVASASSLDEQVPTCPEWTLFDLVRHLGGGQRYWAATVAAGPAGTRLPKTPPETPREREALLAWSAESAKRLLSALREAGPDRGCWTWWGPSESPQTSGAVARHQVHEAAVHTYDAQTTLGAPQPLPDEVALDGVEEFLSTSCAWKGFWPHKPAAVDFHATEGRSWRLTLTADGARSTRLTPSAPAAVDDPDAATASARATARDLVLALHGRIPLDSLTLTGDRALFDRLQAWDPEG, encoded by the coding sequence GTGGAAAAGACTCCGGAGCTCCCCGTTCTCCTGCGGCTGATCGACGAACGGTCGACCGCCTTCCGTGCCGCGGTCGCCTCCGCGTCCAGCCTCGACGAGCAGGTGCCGACCTGCCCCGAGTGGACGCTGTTCGATCTGGTGCGGCACCTGGGCGGGGGACAGCGCTACTGGGCCGCCACCGTCGCCGCGGGGCCCGCCGGCACTCGCCTGCCGAAAACGCCTCCGGAAACGCCCCGGGAGCGCGAGGCCCTGCTGGCCTGGTCGGCCGAGTCGGCCAAGCGCCTGCTGAGCGCGCTGCGGGAGGCCGGCCCGGACCGCGGTTGCTGGACGTGGTGGGGGCCGTCGGAGTCCCCGCAGACCTCCGGCGCCGTCGCCCGGCACCAGGTCCATGAGGCCGCGGTGCACACCTACGACGCCCAGACCACCCTGGGCGCCCCGCAGCCGCTGCCGGACGAGGTGGCACTCGACGGTGTCGAGGAGTTCCTGTCCACCAGCTGCGCGTGGAAGGGCTTCTGGCCGCACAAGCCCGCCGCCGTCGACTTCCACGCCACCGAGGGCCGCTCGTGGCGCCTCACGCTCACCGCCGACGGCGCCCGCAGCACCCGTCTCACCCCGTCCGCCCCCGCTGCCGTGGACGACCCGGACGCGGCCACCGCCTCCGCGCGCGCCACGGCCCGCGACCTGGTCCTCGCCCTGCACGGCCGCATCCCGCTGGACTCCCTCACCCTCACCGGCGACCGAGCCCTCTTCGACCGGCTCCAGGCCTGGGATCCGGAGGGCTAG